From the genome of Desulfobulbaceae bacterium:
TCGGCCTATGATTTCATCGCCAGCCGGGTTGCAAAAGGGAGCAATGTTCTGTTCGTCGGCACCAAGCAGCAGAGCCAGGACATCATCAAGGAAGAAGCCACCCGTTGCGGCATGCATTTTGTTAATCATCGCTGGCCGGGCGGAATGCTGACCAACTTCCAGACCATCAAGAAAAGTGTCGACCGGATGAAGAACATCGAGGCCATGATCAGCGATGGCACCATCCACCAGTACAAGAAGAAAGAAGCTTTGGGCATGGAAAAAGACCTGGGCAAGCTGGAAAAGACCTTAGGCGGCATCAAGACCATGAAGAATATCCCGGACATTATCTTTGTGGTTGACCCAAGACGTGAAGATATCGCCATTACTGAGGCCAACAAACTCGGGATCCCGGTTGTGGCTATCACCGACACCAACTGCGACCCAACCGGCATCGATTACCTCATCCCCGGCAATGATGACGCCATCCGGGCTATTAAGTTGATCGTTTCCCGCATCGCCGACGCTGTTATCGAAGGCAGCAGCAATCGA
Proteins encoded in this window:
- the rpsB gene encoding 30S ribosomal protein S2; amino-acid sequence: MSHITMKEMLIAGLHFGHQTRRWNPKMKPYIFGARNKIYIINLDKTLPMFNSAYDFIASRVAKGSNVLFVGTKQQSQDIIKEEATRCGMHFVNHRWPGGMLTNFQTIKKSVDRMKNIEAMISDGTIHQYKKKEALGMEKDLGKLEKTLGGIKTMKNIPDIIFVVDPRREDIAITEANKLGIPVVAITDTNCDPTGIDYLIPGNDDAIRAIKLIVSRIADAVIEGSSNRQATEEITDDNVEVVAETVVKSDDIDD